The genomic DNA TTCCTTGGGCTCGACGGCATGGGCCGGGGAGGTCTGGCTCGCGAACAGGATGAAGCTTAGCAATGAACAGGCGAGGATGGAGAACCGCACAGGTGCTGAGTTGGAAGTTGTGCTCTGGTTAGGCATGTACGAAGAACATGCTAACAACGGGTCTGAATCTGTGTCAAGGCAACGTGGGCCTCGGACGTATCGAGGCGTCCGAGTTGGCCGCAAGCACCCAACACATCGCGGCCACGGCTGCGGCGAAGATAGACGTCCACATGGCCTCGTCGAAGGGTGGCCTGAAACGTTTCAATCGCCGCGTCTGAGGGGCGCCGATAGGGATTGCCCGGAAACGGGTTGAAGGCGATCAGGTTGACCTTGCAGCGGAGGCCACGAAGCAGCTTCACTAAGCGGGCGGCATCCTCGGCACGATCATTCACGTCTGCGAGGAGGACGTATTCAAAGGTCAGACGATCACGGTCCGCCAGCGGATAGGCCCGACAGGCCTCGAGCAAGGCGTCGAGCGAATGGAGCCGGTTGGCCGCCGGCATGAGTTGCTGGCGGAGCGCATCGGTGGTCGCATTCAGCGAGATGGCGAGGTTCACCTTGAGGGGGGCTACGTCCTTGATCCGCGAGGCCAGTCCTGCGGTGGAGATCGTGATGCGGCGACCTGAAAACCCCAAGCCCCAGGTGTTGTTGGTGAGGCGGGTGACGGCATCGGCCACGGCATCCAGGTTGGCGAGGGGTTCGCCCATGCCCATGAAGACCAGGTTGGTCAGCCGGTGGCCCTCCTGCAA from Nitrospira sp. ND1 includes the following:
- the rlmN gene encoding 23S rRNA (adenine(2503)-C(2))-methyltransferase RlmN; the encoded protein is MLQRTDNRTNLLAVTESGMAAFVASLGWPAYRASQILRWLYQERARTFAEMSNLSQKDREYLTGSCSIERTSAVQIFSSQDGTKKFVLTLADGNQVECVLIPDEDRLTLCLSTQVGCTLDCGFCLTGTLGLQRNLRAHEILDQVLLAQDHLQEGHRLTNLVFMGMGEPLANLDAVADAVTRLTNNTWGLGFSGRRITISTAGLASRIKDVAPLKVNLAISLNATTDALRQQLMPAANRLHSLDALLEACRAYPLADRDRLTFEYVLLADVNDRAEDAARLVKLLRGLRCKVNLIAFNPFPGNPYRRPSDAAIETFQATLRRGHVDVYLRRSRGRDVLGACGQLGRLDTSEAHVALTQIQTRC